The genomic segment GAACAAAGGGGTCGATCCAAGGGGCACCAACCAGCTGAAATGGCAGCGTGGTGCCGCGCCCCTCTGAACAGTTCGTTGCCTCGAGGAGACACGTCCCAGGGTAGAGGAATGTTGCCGTCAGCGTGGGCAGGTTTGGTGAAGGCGGGACCCACGGCAGGCCAGTCTGGTCGAAGCGCTGGCTTCGCCGCCAATGAGCGACTGGCACAATGATCGGCTCGGGCCACTCTGCCTGTTGGGCAAAGAGTCGAGCAAGTTCCCCGAGTGTCAGACCATGTCGAATCGGCAGTGGGAAAATGCCGACGAACGAGCGCAGCGATGGATCGAGTCGTGGCCCTTCAATCGCGCCACCGAGCGGATTCGGCCGATCAAGGACAACAACTGGTACGCCAGCCTGGGCTGCGGCTGCCTGGAGGGCAAAGAGTGTGCTCGGGTAGGTATAGAACCGGGCTCCCACATCTTGCAGATCGACGATGATGGCATCGAGGCCTTCTAGCATAGCTGGCGTTGGCGCCCGTTGCTCACCATACAGGCTATAGACGGGCAGGCCAGTGTGGGGGTCAGTGGTGTGTGGTACCGGCTCACCTGCTTGCCGATCACCCCACACCCCGTGTTCCGGACCAAAGAGCACAACGAGCTTGACCCAGTCGCTGGCGCGTAACCGCTCGACAGTACTCCGTAGCTGTCGGTCAACGCCGGTCGGGTTGGTGAGGAGCCCAACCCGAGCGCCATGCCTGAGTGGCCAACCTTCTGCCTTAAGCCGTTCGACGCCTGGAATAACGCTCAGGTTTCCCGCTTCATCCATATCACATTCCCGCAATCCTCTCGACGCGAGTCTCGCTAGCTGCACAAGACTTGTCAAGGCTTGGCCAGGTTGCAGTCCAAAAAAAGAAGATGCCATCAACCTTGACAACAGTCAGGCCACGCGCTACCGTTGTAATAGACTGCGTTTGGATGAGCGTGCAATGGAGTTCGGGTTAGCCCGCGATACTCGCCTGCTGCTAACGGCGAGGTATGCGGTAGTA from the Thermorudis peleae genome contains:
- a CDS encoding exo-beta-N-acetylmuramidase NamZ family protein, yielding MDEAGNLSVIPGVERLKAEGWPLRHGARVGLLTNPTGVDRQLRSTVERLRASDWVKLVVLFGPEHGVWGDRQAGEPVPHTTDPHTGLPVYSLYGEQRAPTPAMLEGLDAIIVDLQDVGARFYTYPSTLFALQAAAAQAGVPVVVLDRPNPLGGAIEGPRLDPSLRSFVGIFPLPIRHGLTLGELARLFAQQAEWPEPIIVPVAHWRRSQRFDQTGLPWVPPSPNLPTLTATFLYPGTCLLEATNCSEGRGTTLPFQLVGAPWIDPFVLAETVNAAGLPGLRARPAYFIPQWSKHAGTRCGGVQLHVLDPAALQPVRLGITLLAALRAQNPDAFSWRQWEDGRVVIDLLAGTPQLRQALEAGVPPDAIAASWKEDEQAFAAERASVSLYPD